The Amblyomma americanum isolate KBUSLIRL-KWMA chromosome 6, ASM5285725v1, whole genome shotgun sequence genome has a window encoding:
- the mas gene encoding trypsin-like serine protease domain-containing protein masquerade, which yields MARSLSSLPARLALLLFLTTAGVWAQDTSAILSGILGSLTSTSKARGCPGECVHAITALLCDHVVDEIQCGASYLRCCVPKDFSLGGTAVETSAPLAEEEMAPATSPATAVDEEGNVTAPTPLPAVTSTAEAPQPPPPPPQQRPPPTPPSPTQAPTQRDVCPGVCVGKGLSQYCHRVLSSPSCGPDAVCCTSADGPPQAEQPDDGPPQQPPEQRPPHRDAIQEAKLPECPGSCVSPLLSILCDHVSSVHSCPTGGSCCVSATATTTEPPIPACDGRCLPPFLSGVCQKPAQLVLRTTTCPSGTICCSQPEREQRPTGGFFGPQPGPPMHQQRPPVNQQRPFGAIIPQERPYQNHPQAHDQLNAVIPVDQAMMDQLALENGGHRRPQHDHRVPQPQGRPEVPHREPPQMPQQGPQSAPRPVKQGLGPPKRLRPSPHHPPGSLQRPGPRPPSPSSMDFQGGNPQVLPLPGFVNDESSKPMLGPLQPPTADERPDDGESNALPAAPMSPQQQQQQPHQQQQQQQQQQPQHQGPLCPGNCISTYLRFACFGEHAIHPGLRCPQEGLVCCANIAQVQRMAEEAAAAAQAEEQKRPPTQSPLPQPPRAALNPDVEARPPPPPRPRPEPPQPEHQHPRPKPALPPPRRIPPPNHIAVHDTQATTAVTPSTTRAPSVAKGRRPPRPSTCGVKGGGASTTDRRHAARITGGKDSLPGEWCWQAALINEQNQYLCGGALIGTQWVLTAAHCVTSLVRNGEPVFVRVGDHDLGSEQAHPGAQTRRVATTYIHHNHNGQTLDNDIALLKLQGGVQLNARVCLVCLPARGAAPTPGERCTVTGYGYLGEGGPIALRVREAQLPIVEDRDCTAKINAVTEKQFLMPASSYCAGGEKGNDACQGDGGGPMVCLVDGFYELTGLVSWGFGCGRADVPGVYVKVSAFIGWINQIISVNNL from the exons ATGGCCCGGTCGCTCTCCAGCCTTCCGGCCCGGCTCGCCCTGCTGCTGTTTCTGACCACTGCTGGAGTCTGGGCCCAGGACACGTCGGCCATACTGTCGG GCATACTTGGATCTCTGACATCCACAAGCAAGGCCCGCGGTTGTCCCGGAGAATGTGTGCACGCAATCACCGCACTTTTGTGCGATCACGTGGTGGACGAAATTCAGTGCGGTGCCAGCTACCTTCGCTGCTGCGTCCCTAAGGACTTCAGCCTGGGCGGCACCGCCGTCGAGACGTCTGCGCCCCTTGCCGAGGAAGAAATGGCTCCGGCCACGTCTCCCGCTACTGCCGTTGACGAAGAGGGCAATGTGACCGCTCCGACTCCTCTGCCCGCGGTGACTTCCACGGCTGAAGCGCCTCAGCCTCCACCGCCTCCCCCACAACAGCGTCCCCCGCCAACGCCACCGTCACCCACGCAGGCTCCGACGCAGCGTGACGTCTGTCCTGGTGTATGCGTCGGCAAGGGGCTTTCCCAGTACTGCCATCGCGTTCTCAGCTCGCCGTCTTGTGGCCCTGACGCTGTGTGCTGTACCTCAGCGGATGGCCCTCCTCAAGCGGAGCAACCGGACGACGGCCCTCCTCAGCAACCGCCGGAGCAACGCCCCCCGCATCGTGACGCAATCCAGGAGGCCAAACTCCCAGAGTGTCCCGGATCGTGCGTGTCTCCGCTCCTCAGCATCCTCTGTGACCACGTGTCCTCTGTTCATTCGTGCCCGACCGGTGGCTCTTGCTGTGTGAGTGCCACGGCCACAACCACCGAACCTCCTATACCAGCCTGCGACGGTCGCTGCCTTCCACCTTTCTTGAGCGGAGTGTGCCAAAAGCCTGCACAGTTGGTTCTACGCACCACGACGTGCCCCAGCGGAACCATCTGTTGCTCCCAACCCGAGCGTGAGCAAAGGCCAACGGGAGGTTTCTTCGGCCCTCAGCCAGGACCGCCGATGCACCAGCAGAGACCACCGGTGAACCAGCAGAGGCCCTTCGGAGCTATCATACCTCAGGAGCGCCCATACCAGAACCACCCTCAGGCCCATGACCAGCTAAATGCGGTGATCCCCGTAGACCAGGCCATGATGGACCAGCTTGCCTTGGAGAATGGCGGCCACAGACGACCCCAACACGACCACCGCGTTCCACAGCCGCAAGGGCGACCGGAGGTGCCGCACAGGGAACCTCCTCAGATGCCTCAGCAGGGACCGCAAAGTGCTCCACGTCCTGTCAAACAGGGCCTTGGGCCACCTAAGCGACTGAGGCCATCTCCACACCACCCTCCAGGCTCCCTGCAGCGCCCCG GCCCCCGGCCGCCCAGCCCGAGCAGTATGGACTTCCAGGGGGGCAACCCACAGGTTCTTCCTTTGCCTGGCTTTGTCAACGACGAGTCGAGCAAGCCCATGCTGGGACCCTTGCAGCCGCCAACGGCAGACGAGAGGCCGGATGACGGGGAGTCCAACGCCCTGCCTGCGGCCCCGATGTCAccgcagcaacagcaacaacagccgcaccagcagcagcagcagcaacagcagcagcagccgcagcatcaAGGTCCTCTATGCCCTGGAAACTGCATCTCGACGTACCTACGGTTCGCTTGCTTCGGCGAGCACGCGATCCACCCGGGCCTGCGCTGTCCGCAGGAGGGGCTCGTGTGTTGCGCCAACATCGCCCAGGTGCAAAGGATGGCCGAAGAGGCCGCGGCGGCTGCTCAGGCCGAAGAGCAGAAGAGGCCCCCAACGCAGTCTCCGCTGCCCCAGCCGCCGAGGGCGGCTCTCAACCCTGACGTGGAGgcacgcccgccgccgccgccacggccCCGACCGGAGCCGCCTCAGCCGGAACATCAGCATCCACGGCCAAAGCCGGCACTCCCTCCTCCGAGGAGAATTCCGCCTCCAAATCACATCGCGGTGCACGACACTCAAGCCACTACCGCGGTGACTCCCAGCACAACGA GGGCTCCCTCGGTGGCCAAAGGCCGCCGTCCACCGCGGCCCTCCACGTGCGGCGTCAAGGGGGGAGGGGCCTCCACTACGGACCGGCGCCATGCCGCCCGCATCACGGGAGGCAAAGACTCGCTGCCTGGAGAATGGTGCTGGCAG GCGGCCCTGATAAACGAGCAGAACCAGTACCTGTGCGGGGGCGCCCTCATCGGCACCCAGTGGGTGCTCACTGCGGCTCACTGCGTCACCAG CCTGGTGCGCAACGGCGAGCCGGTGTTCGTGCGCGTGGGTGACCACGACCTGGGCAGCGAGCAGGCGCACCCGGGCGCCCAGACGCGTCGGGTGGCCACCACCTACATCCACCACAACCACAACGGCCAGACGCTGGACAACGACATCGCGCTGCTCAAGCTCCAGGGCGGAGTGCAGCTCAACGCGCGCGTCTGCCTCGTCTGCCTGCCCGCCCGCGGGGCGGCGCCCACGCCCGGAGAGCGGTGCACCGTCACTGGATACGGCTACCTAGGCGAAG GAGGCCCCATCGCCCTGCGGGTGCGCGAGGCGCAGCTGCCCATCGTGGAGGACCGCGACTGCACGGCCAAGATCAACGCGGTGACCGAGAAGCAGTTCCTGATGCCCGCCAGCTCGTACTGCGCAGGAGGGGAAAAGGGCAACGACGCCTGCCAG